The Sebaldella sp. S0638 DNA segment CTACTCCTATACCGCCATTACTTATAGTTCCACCTGCTACATTATAATTATCTTTATTATTTATATCTTTTCCAATATATTCATCTATTTTTATTTTACTATTTGTATTCTCTTCTGTTCCTATTACTGCTCCCTCATTTGTTACTTTTCCTATTGATAAATCAGAACCTTCTCCTATTATAAATCCACTTGGTGTATCAACATAGCTTCTATCTCCTGTTGTTTGATTTCCTCCTACAGTCCAAGAACTTATTCCGTCATGCTCTATTCCTTTTCCGCCATTCGGGGTTCCTATTATTTGTGTATTTGTTCCTGCCGAATAATTTGAACTCGATCCGTCAGTCTTACTTGTATTCTGTTTGCTTTTTATATCTAATTCTGCTATATTTCCTGTTACTTTTCCGCCATATTGCTCAAATCCGTCTATTGTCATTTTTCCTACATTATTATAGGTTTCATTTACTCCAACAAAAATTCCATTCTGATAACTTGTTCCTTCCTGTGTATAGTTGGAATTTCCTCCTGCTACACTTAAATTTACTGAGTTTAATCCACCTGAGCCCATTCCACCTGATACTGTGGTATTGCTTGAAGATGAACTATAATAATTATTTAATTCCACTGCTTTCTTCTCCATCTCTTTTACATTGTTATAAATAAATGTATCTCCATAAGACTGTGTTCCTTCATATGTTATTTTATCTGTATTATTGTACGTTATACTTGAATTCTCATCAAGTCCGCTTATTACTGTAACTACCCCTGTTTCATAATAAGTGTGGCTCTTACTTTCACTTTGAGAAGCTGTTAAACCTACATTTGCTGATACATAAAAATTATTATTAGCCCCCCTTTGATTTCCTGCAAGACCATTTATTGTCCCTACTGCTGAGTTTATTACTGCTACTCCTCCATTTACCAGTCCTGCTGTTCCGTTTCCTTTGCTCGCTGCCTCTACTCCATTATACATCTGATCTATTCTGTTTAATAATGGTGAACTTATTGAAGCACTTACACCTACATAACTTTCTTTATGTTCTGTCTGCTCGTCATATGTATTTTTTGTAGCTCCATAATATACTTCCTTACTATTTACCACAATAGCCCCATGTTGAAAGTTTGTTGCTGATAAACTGAATTTATCTCCGTCTACTATTGTTCCATGTCCAAGACTTACATTTGACATTGCCTGTGTCTTCTGATTTATATTTATTGTATCTTCTGTTCTCTGTATTCCTGCTCCTGCCGATATTCCTCCGCTGCTTACATCAAAGTTTGATACAAATCCTGTTTTCTTTTCCTGATGATAATAAGAGCTGTTTAATTCTCTTGATGTCGATGTTACATTTCCTCCAAGATAAGAATCATCTCCTGTTACAAAGGTACTTCCTATTATATTTATATCTCCCTTTGTTACCGTGCTTCCTCCTACAAAGAGCTGGGCTTCCACATTCTGCTCTTCATATGATTTTGTATGCTGTTCTCTGCTACTGAAAGTACTTTTGTCTGTTCCTTTTGATTCGCTGTAAATATCATCTACCTTAGATTCTATATTTATTTTCTCTACATTTAGTAAGGCATTTTCTGATACTACTACTGTTGAGCCTTCTATGTTAAGATTCTTTCCTGATACATATAAGTTATCTGCTGACACTACTCCGCCTACATTTTGATTGCTTCTGTATACTGCATAGTTATCACTGCCTGAACCAGAATTATCTTCTCCGCTTAATGTTAAAGCTCCTATTGTTACATTTTCTTTTACATCTAATATTACTGTTTTTCCTCCAAGGATTCCTGCCTTTGAATCATAATTATCAGCTTCTATATATGTTGTTACTCCTGAGCTTATTTCTCCTATACTCAAAAGATTTTCATGTTGTGTATTATTATTACTGTTTCCATAACTGTTTGCTGTAACCTTACTTGAATTGTTTATTACATCTCCATTTTTGGCTGATAGCGCCACTGATTCAATTCCTCTTATTACTCCGCCTATATTCTCTATATTTCCTTCTGTCGCTGTTATTGATACCTGATTCCCTCTTATTTCCGATAATTGATTTGTATCTGTTACATTATATACTCTTCCTGCATTTATGTATGTTACTCCGCCATTTCCTATTAACTGCCCGTTATTTCTTAATTCATCTGCTGTTATAGCTGTTAATTCCAGTCCGCCTACTCTGTCTCTTCCGTCTGTTTCTATTGTTGCTAAAGTTGCCTGACTTAAATATACTTTTGGCACCAGTACCTTTTCTCCATTTACTACTTCATACTCATACCAGATTATATCACTCTTAAGGGCTTTTACCTGATCTGAGGTTAAGGCTACTCCTAATGATAACTGCAGGTCTTTTTGAAGTTCCACCGAGTTATCAAGCATGGCTTTCATCAATTCCTTATCACTTAGACCATTTATAAATCTTGTTCCTAATTTATCTGATATTGCTCTTGTTACCAATAGATATTCATAATATGAATCTCCAAGTCTTCTTGCTCTGTTCCAGTCATTGTTTTCATCATATCCTATTCTTGATAGATAATAGTCACTTCCATAAAATTCGCCAAGATTTATATACTGGCTTCTTGTTTCCAGTAAATATTTAGAGTTTGAATCTTTTGATGTACTAAAAAGACTGCTCTGCGCTGATAAAGGGTCTATAGGCAATACTCCTGTTGCTATTATGTCTCCTATTGGTGTCATATTCTTAACGACATTTATTATTCCAGAAGTTCCACCAGTCTGACCTGTATTTACTGTCTTACCCGCCACAAAACCTCCTGAGGTTGTACTTCCTGTTATAAGCTGTTTATCTCTTTGTATTTCTGATGTCAGTTCAAGGTTTCCTGTATTTATGATCAGATTTCTTGCTTCAATTACACTTGCCTGTCCTGTTACATAAGCCTGATCTCCGTTCTCTATTCCTCTCCAGTATTTCACATGGTATTTCCTATCGCTTCCGCTTCCGTAATGTTCCTGCTTATAGTATTCTACTCCATCTTTTAACTGAACTAAATTTCCTAATGTTGTATTATTTCTTATTGTTGTCGCTGTTAATTCTGCTGTATTTCCTGCTGATATTTTTCCGTCTTTATTATTTAGTTCATTAGCTGTTACTATTATGTTATTTCCTGCTGATATATTCGCATATGTTGTTACTGCATTACTTCTTATTTTTCCTTTCAGTGCTACTCCCGGGAACTGTGTTGAACTTGTTCTTATATATGTACTCTCGTCCATTGGATACCTGTCAAAATATCCTTCTACCGATCCCTGAGTAAAGTGCTTATAGTCTATTGCTGTTGGATTTAAACCCCATAAATCTTCTAAAAAGATATTCGCAAGTAAAAACTGATACTCTGCTCTGTCTAAAACTGCAAGTAATCCTGTTCTATACAAACCTTCCAGTTTATTTGACTTATTCTCTCCGTATTCTTCATTTTTCCATTTAGTCATTACTTCTGCCTGTGTCAGTATCTGACCATCCCATGTTTCATAATAGATTTCGTAGTCCCAGAGTCTGTCTACACTCCCTATATTATCTATCTTAGTTACTGTCATATTTATATCACCAGAACTTTGAATTGTTCCTGTCTGATTTAAAAGATAATTTCCTCTTAAGTTTATTACTCCTGTTGACAGTAGTTCTCCGCTTAAATTTTCCAGTGTATTAAAATTTATATCCAGTAAATTTCCGCCATATATTGCTTTAGTTGCATTATTTGTCAGTTTGTCTGTTGCTCTTAATACTGTCTGTTCTGAAAAGGCTATCAGATCATTATTTACTATATTATTTCCTGATATATTTCCGTTTCTTCCTGTTATCATACTGTTATTTGTTATATTTCCTGAACCCTCTATTACTATTGAACCCGAAGCCAGTTCTACATTGTTAGTTATGTCGTGACCTTTTAATTCTATATAGCCTTTTCCTGTTACCATATCATTGTGCCATATATCGTAAGCATTTATTTGCAAGTCATTTTCGCCGTGTAATGTTCCTCTTAAGTCTATATTTCCTGATGTTGTTAAGTATACTCCTGTCCCCTTTATATTTCCGCCGTTATTATTATATCCCGATATATTATACATCTCTATTATATTTGATTCTAAACTTCCTGTATTTGATAAATTACTTCCCGATAAGATTATCTTTTGATTAGAACCTATATATCCTGTATTGTTAAGTACTGTATTTCCTGCATTTATTACTTCTTCCGCTATTATTGTTCCACTGTTTGTTAAGGCTCCTGTTAGTAAGTCTACGTTTGTTCCGCTTAACTGACCCTGATTTAATATATTAGAACCTTTTAATTTTCCTGTATTTATAACTGTTACTTTATTTGTATTATGAATATTTGTATTTTCTACATCTAAGGCTGTTGTTATTATCTCCCCCTGATTATAGAAAGTTACTCCTCTTGTCAAAAGACTGCCTACTGCTTTTAAACTTCCATAATTTAATAAATCTCTTGTATTTAAGGTTCCGCCGACATTTAATAAATTATGATTATTAAGATTTCCAAGTATCAGAAAACCACCATTGGTATTTAATACCCCATGGTTTACTACATTTCCGTTTGTTGCTATTCCTTCTCCTGTATTTAATACTCCTGTATTTGTTAGATTCTTTGTTGTAAGTTCCTTATTTGTTACAAGTTCATTCTGATTATCTAAATCCAGTACTGATATACTGCCTTCTCCTACTATTTTTCCTGTATTAATTACTGTTTTAGCTGTTAGCTCTCCTGTACTCTGAACACTTCCGATGTTTGTTAAGTCCTGTAGGATTATTTTGTTTTTTCCATATAAGGTGCCTTCATTTAATATTGAACCGCTTATATGAAGTATATTATCTGTTAAGATTCTTCCTTTATTTGTTGTACTTAAACCTATTGTTATATTTCCTTCACTCTGAATATCTGAACTGTTAAAAAGTGAGCCTGATATATTTATTAGGTCTTTTCCATATACTATATTCGATGTACTCAGATTTCCTGATACTGTTAAGCCTTTTTCAGATATTAGTTTACCTGTATTTACTGTATCATTCCCTAGTGATATGTTTCCTTTGGAATATATATTTGTCTGATTATCAAGTTTTCCTGATATATTTATATTATCTGCTTGTGTTCCTGCTCCCATTAGTGTTGTTTTCTCTGCTGATATATTTAAATTACCATTTGTATATGTTGAACCTTCCTGAATAAATTCTTTTGCCTTTATATCTACTCCTGAATTTCCTTGCACTTGGTTTGTTTTTACTATTCCATCTGCACTGATAGATAAGACCTTATATCCGATTAAATCTGATTTTACACCCACGTCCCCTGAATTGACCACGACTTTAATTTGGTTGCCATATATTGAACCGTAGGCTGAGGCTGATAAAAGTATCTCATTATTATATATTCCCTTATTTGTATACTCTCTTGTATTCGGGTTATAGTCAAATTCTCCTGCTATTAAATCCAAGTCTCCATC contains these protein-coding regions:
- a CDS encoding hemagglutinin repeat-containing protein, whose product is MKGRKIKKVLKVWLLINLLANIGYADIKVDKNVRQNTSVDRTQNGANLININTPNSKGISVNDYSEFKTKDPTVFNNFGSGVGRSHLGGMIPSNPNLSKEQYARLILNRVNGADRAEIENWLEVMSDKKTDLIFSANGGFYLNNTGFINFDKVIFTTSKVYLDGNGDIQPFNIRGGSIDIGREGINAEGLQYLALLSKQINIDGIISAKDGDLDLIAGEFDYNPNTREYTNKGIYNNEILLSASAYGSIYGNQIKVVVNSGDVGVKSDLIGYKVLSISADGIVKTNQVQGNSGVDIKAKEFIQEGSTYTNGNLNISAEKTTLMGAGTQADNINISGKLDNQTNIYSKGNISLGNDTVNTGKLISEKGLTVSGNLSTSNIVYGKDLINISGSLFNSSDIQSEGNITIGLSTTNKGRILTDNILHISGSILNEGTLYGKNKIILQDLTNIGSVQSTGELTAKTVINTGKIVGEGSISVLDLDNQNELVTNKELTTKNLTNTGVLNTGEGIATNGNVVNHGVLNTNGGFLILGNLNNHNLLNVGGTLNTRDLLNYGSLKAVGSLLTRGVTFYNQGEIITTALDVENTNIHNTNKVTVINTGKLKGSNILNQGQLSGTNVDLLTGALTNSGTIIAEEVINAGNTVLNNTGYIGSNQKIILSGSNLSNTGSLESNIIEMYNISGYNNNGGNIKGTGVYLTTSGNIDLRGTLHGENDLQINAYDIWHNDMVTGKGYIELKGHDITNNVELASGSIVIEGSGNITNNSMITGRNGNISGNNIVNNDLIAFSEQTVLRATDKLTNNATKAIYGGNLLDINFNTLENLSGELLSTGVINLRGNYLLNQTGTIQSSGDINMTVTKIDNIGSVDRLWDYEIYYETWDGQILTQAEVMTKWKNEEYGENKSNKLEGLYRTGLLAVLDRAEYQFLLANIFLEDLWGLNPTAIDYKHFTQGSVEGYFDRYPMDESTYIRTSSTQFPGVALKGKIRSNAVTTYANISAGNNIIVTANELNNKDGKISAGNTAELTATTIRNNTTLGNLVQLKDGVEYYKQEHYGSGSDRKYHVKYWRGIENGDQAYVTGQASVIEARNLIINTGNLELTSEIQRDKQLITGSTTSGGFVAGKTVNTGQTGGTSGIINVVKNMTPIGDIIATGVLPIDPLSAQSSLFSTSKDSNSKYLLETRSQYINLGEFYGSDYYLSRIGYDENNDWNRARRLGDSYYEYLLVTRAISDKLGTRFINGLSDKELMKAMLDNSVELQKDLQLSLGVALTSDQVKALKSDIIWYEYEVVNGEKVLVPKVYLSQATLATIETDGRDRVGGLELTAITADELRNNGQLIGNGGVTYINAGRVYNVTDTNQLSEIRGNQVSITATEGNIENIGGVIRGIESVALSAKNGDVINNSSKVTANSYGNSNNNTQHENLLSIGEISSGVTTYIEADNYDSKAGILGGKTVILDVKENVTIGALTLSGEDNSGSGSDNYAVYRSNQNVGGVVSADNLYVSGKNLNIEGSTVVVSENALLNVEKINIESKVDDIYSESKGTDKSTFSSREQHTKSYEEQNVEAQLFVGGSTVTKGDINIIGSTFVTGDDSYLGGNVTSTSRELNSSYYHQEKKTGFVSNFDVSSGGISAGAGIQRTEDTININQKTQAMSNVSLGHGTIVDGDKFSLSATNFQHGAIVVNSKEVYYGATKNTYDEQTEHKESYVGVSASISSPLLNRIDQMYNGVEAASKGNGTAGLVNGGVAVINSAVGTINGLAGNQRGANNNFYVSANVGLTASQSESKSHTYYETGVVTVISGLDENSSITYNNTDKITYEGTQSYGDTFIYNNVKEMEKKAVELNNYYSSSSSNTTVSGGMGSGGLNSVNLSVAGGNSNYTQEGTSYQNGIFVGVNETYNNVGKMTIDGFEQYGGKVTGNIAELDIKSKQNTSKTDGSSSNYSAGTNTQIIGTPNGGKGIEHDGISSWTVGGNQTTGDRSYVDTPSGFIIGEGSDLSIGKVTNEGAVIGTEENTNSKIKIDEYIGKDINNKDNYNVAGGTISNGGIGVEYQNKEKEGITHNTVVGNVEIGKSSGDEINKDLNNMQETTKDKDSGHYNTFVESGVLVLATEQGRKDFKENIQLAGEEVAAVGRVIDTVINKQEDDKRNPIGVLGEERQAEKWRNEGLVEDFKNAKSQEEMAEAIEKIGAKEGYEVEVIYTDSSNYENLEGRGGQAYIDSNGKIVILVNTEAEGIGNKDILAGILAEELSHGINYANEKDKGSGTETLAGHSNNYFTGKLGDSNTSLSLTGDGKDYNNVDFGIHVGDQTYVNSIGLEGGGFFKLSGELGLGYIFNPNTGKAYIIGEASGNIGLKTDSGASIGINKFFAPYVNTPDEFRGTYFLITASAGLPGTKIGAGTGILVPVNLKTGELIIAKAGLIESASIGVGVSPGVVTIEFGKTSVYDMESIIAMPNPGKQPTNDLLYLHHAMFKIKARNTIQTLMKSDEAIKAIQKLYNESRK